A DNA window from Litorivicinus lipolyticus contains the following coding sequences:
- the recG gene encoding ATP-dependent DNA helicase RecG, producing MSEAADLSLSQLTGVGPKVLEKLSKLHVHSILDLAFHLPLRYEDRTRVAPIASLQPSMRVLIEGRKIGIREVMGQRRSLLVTVGDATGTLTLRLFHYSRGMRTSLENADALRCFGEARVGAHSLEMVHPEIQFGEHDLITLSDTLDPIYPITDGLQQKSLRKLVAQSLSFVEAHGLLEPLIPADIEAEFQLPDLLQSLKRLHHPTPAQWARFEDAPERSRLVIEELLGHRLALLERKAIRKQKPAPRCPLDTPLKARFSAALPYTPTAAQQRVVAEIEADLDRPEPMHRLIQGDVGAGKTLVAAMAALPVLAQGHQITVMAPTEILAEQHRDAFKAWFEPLGYGVVWLSGSMKAAAKRDALAQLASGQAAIAVGTHALFQNGVEFADLGLVVVDEQHRFGVHQRLALTGKGGTQAPHQLIMTATPIPRTLAMSLYADMDMSVIDELPPGRTPIDTRVISARKRDLVAERIGHLVAQGGQVYWICTLVEQSEHLAAQAAETSHAWLTDALPGLTVDLVHGRMSAEQKQTAMEGFKQGATQVLVATTVIEVGVDVPNANLIVIENAERLGLAQLHQLRGRVGRGRRASYCLLMYEPGLSENGRERLQTLRDSNDGFVIAEKDLELRGPGDMLGTRQTGDLSFRVANLARDRDLLPVTAQLAQRLLSDDPQRAQKLIQRWVGSRLIYTQV from the coding sequence ATGAGCGAGGCTGCGGACCTGTCGCTGTCACAGCTGACCGGGGTCGGCCCCAAGGTCCTCGAAAAGCTCAGCAAACTACACGTCCACTCGATCCTGGACCTGGCCTTTCACTTGCCCCTGCGCTATGAAGACCGCACCCGCGTGGCACCGATTGCGTCATTACAGCCCAGCATGCGGGTGCTGATCGAGGGCCGAAAAATCGGTATCCGTGAAGTCATGGGTCAGCGCCGCAGCCTACTGGTGACCGTCGGCGACGCCACCGGCACCCTGACCCTGCGACTGTTTCACTATTCGCGCGGCATGCGCACGTCACTGGAAAACGCCGACGCCTTGCGCTGCTTTGGCGAGGCACGAGTCGGCGCCCATTCGCTGGAAATGGTTCACCCGGAAATTCAATTCGGCGAACACGATCTGATCACACTGAGCGATACGCTGGACCCGATCTATCCGATCACCGATGGGCTGCAGCAAAAAAGCCTGCGCAAACTGGTCGCCCAGTCGCTCAGCTTTGTCGAGGCGCATGGTCTATTAGAGCCGCTGATTCCCGCCGACATCGAGGCCGAGTTTCAGCTGCCGGATCTATTGCAGTCATTGAAGCGCCTGCACCACCCCACGCCGGCCCAATGGGCACGCTTCGAAGACGCCCCGGAGCGCTCGCGCCTGGTGATCGAGGAATTGTTGGGGCACCGTTTGGCGCTGCTGGAGCGCAAAGCCATCCGCAAGCAAAAGCCGGCCCCGCGCTGCCCTCTCGACACCCCCCTTAAGGCCCGATTCAGCGCCGCACTGCCGTACACCCCAACCGCCGCCCAGCAGCGCGTGGTCGCCGAAATTGAGGCCGACCTGGACCGCCCCGAGCCGATGCACCGATTAATCCAGGGCGATGTCGGCGCCGGCAAGACCCTGGTCGCGGCGATGGCGGCACTGCCGGTGTTGGCGCAAGGCCACCAAATCACGGTGATGGCGCCCACCGAAATATTGGCCGAGCAGCATCGGGACGCCTTTAAAGCCTGGTTTGAGCCCTTGGGCTATGGCGTGGTTTGGCTATCCGGCTCAATGAAAGCCGCGGCCAAGCGCGACGCCCTGGCCCAACTGGCCAGTGGCCAAGCGGCGATCGCGGTAGGCACCCACGCGCTGTTCCAAAACGGTGTCGAATTTGCCGATTTAGGACTGGTGGTGGTCGACGAACAACACCGCTTTGGGGTCCACCAGCGCCTGGCGCTGACCGGCAAAGGCGGCACCCAAGCCCCGCATCAACTGATCATGACCGCGACCCCCATTCCGCGCACGCTGGCGATGAGCCTGTACGCGGACATGGACATGAGCGTGATCGACGAATTGCCGCCCGGGCGCACGCCGATCGACACCCGCGTCATCAGCGCCCGCAAACGCGACTTGGTGGCCGAACGGATCGGCCATTTGGTCGCCCAGGGCGGCCAGGTGTATTGGATCTGTACGCTGGTCGAGCAGTCCGAGCATCTGGCGGCGCAGGCCGCCGAAACCAGCCACGCCTGGCTGACCGACGCCCTGCCCGGGCTGACCGTGGACCTGGTCCATGGCCGCATGAGCGCCGAGCAAAAACAAACCGCGATGGAAGGTTTTAAGCAAGGCGCCACACAGGTTCTGGTGGCGACCACGGTGATCGAAGTCGGGGTCGATGTGCCCAACGCCAACTTGATTGTGATCGAAAACGCCGAGCGCCTGGGGCTGGCCCAACTGCACCAGCTGCGTGGACGTGTCGGACGTGGCCGGCGGGCCAGCTATTGTCTGCTGATGTATGAGCCTGGGCTGTCAGAAAACGGCCGCGAACGCCTGCAGACTCTGCGTGACAGTAACGACGGTTTTGTGATTGCTGAAAAGGACCTGGAGCTGCGCGGTCCCGGCGACATGCTAGGTACTCGCCAAACCGGCGACCTCAGCTTTCGCGTCGCTAACCTGGCGCGCGACCGCGACCTATTGCCGGTCACGGCGCAACTGGCCCAGCGGCTTCTGTCGGATGATCCACAACGCGCACAAAAGCTGATCCAGCGCTGGGTCGGCTCGCGTCTGATTTACACCCAAGTGTGA
- a CDS encoding hydrogen peroxide-inducible genes activator, producing MTLTGLRYFVALAQEKHFGRAAERCFVSQPTLSAGIKRLEDELGLALFERARAGVRLMPSAEPLVLQAQRVLEHAHDFAQMASQQRDPLTGAFRLGAIHTVGPYLFPSLIPRALDAAPDMPVIIEEAYTAQLRERLRRGELDAAIVALPFTEVDVLTLPLYDEHFEVVMNHSDPLASKTSIAKADLNRDDLMLLGEGHCLRDQILSACPGLGERLSANHNRESSSLETLRHMVAGGLGISVLPCSAIGTDRYAPGHLVNKPFAEADMKRTVALAWRASFPRPGAITLMAQLLKALARDLNAEPVDA from the coding sequence ATGACCCTTACTGGCCTTCGCTACTTTGTAGCCCTTGCCCAAGAAAAACATTTTGGCCGCGCCGCCGAGCGCTGCTTCGTATCCCAGCCCACCCTGAGCGCCGGTATCAAGCGCTTGGAAGATGAGCTGGGGCTGGCGTTATTTGAACGCGCCCGTGCCGGTGTGCGCCTGATGCCCAGTGCCGAGCCGCTGGTATTGCAGGCCCAACGCGTGTTGGAGCATGCCCATGACTTTGCCCAGATGGCAAGCCAGCAGCGCGACCCCCTGACCGGCGCATTTCGCCTCGGCGCCATTCACACCGTCGGCCCTTATCTATTCCCATCCTTGATCCCGCGCGCACTCGACGCCGCACCCGACATGCCGGTGATTATCGAAGAGGCCTACACCGCCCAGCTTAGAGAACGACTGCGCCGGGGTGAATTGGACGCCGCCATCGTCGCGCTGCCGTTCACCGAGGTCGACGTCTTGACCCTGCCGCTGTACGACGAACATTTCGAAGTGGTGATGAACCACAGCGACCCGCTGGCCAGCAAAACCAGCATCGCCAAGGCCGACCTCAACCGCGATGACCTGATGCTGCTGGGTGAAGGCCACTGTTTGCGCGATCAAATACTGTCCGCCTGCCCGGGATTGGGCGAGCGCCTGAGCGCCAACCACAACCGCGAAAGCTCCAGCCTTGAAACCCTACGTCACATGGTCGCCGGCGGCCTCGGCATCAGCGTGCTCCCCTGCTCTGCAATCGGCACCGATCGCTACGCGCCCGGGCACCTGGTCAACAAGCCCTTTGCCGAAGCCGACATGAAGCGCACGGTCGCGCTGGCGTGGCGCGCAAGCTTCCCGCGTCCCGGGGCGATTACGCTGATGGCCCAGCTATTGAAGGCACTGGCGCGCGATCTCAATGCCGAGCCGGTCGACGCATGA
- a CDS encoding NAD-dependent epimerase/dehydratase family protein, which yields MTQLNRCLILGAGALGIKLGLQLQQVGHEVIGIRRNPSRIPPGLTGVAGDLSDPAGLTSIWRRHLPPDGGELCLILTPDGGTEAAYRRTFVEGLVNVVESLRVADRRPHVTFVSSTSVFGDLEGEVNELSAVAPKAPGAKILWQAEQWLAGQDLKLTRVRFSGIYGPSRLRLIDNVRAGLVPGVANAPTNRIHEDDCVGLLRCIVRSAQAGLAVPGLIHGTDEDQATLGQVCAYIARKLELPLPAFDGVPSRRGGRRWVNSLGIDALGYQLLYPDHQSGYQQVLSTLPR from the coding sequence GTGACGCAATTAAATCGATGCCTCATTCTGGGGGCAGGGGCGCTAGGCATCAAGCTGGGTTTGCAGCTGCAGCAGGTCGGTCACGAGGTGATTGGCATTCGGCGCAACCCGAGCCGCATTCCGCCGGGGCTAACCGGTGTGGCTGGGGACCTCTCGGACCCGGCCGGCCTGACCTCGATTTGGCGCCGGCATTTGCCGCCCGACGGCGGTGAGCTGTGCTTGATACTGACCCCGGATGGGGGCACGGAAGCGGCCTATCGGCGGACCTTTGTGGAAGGACTGGTGAATGTGGTCGAGTCATTGCGCGTGGCGGACCGTCGTCCGCATGTGACCTTTGTGTCGTCCACCAGCGTTTTTGGTGACTTGGAAGGCGAGGTCAATGAGTTGAGCGCGGTGGCCCCCAAAGCGCCAGGCGCCAAAATACTTTGGCAGGCCGAGCAGTGGCTGGCCGGCCAGGACCTGAAGTTAACCCGGGTCCGTTTTAGTGGGATTTATGGGCCCTCACGCCTGCGCCTGATCGATAACGTGCGCGCGGGTTTGGTGCCGGGCGTGGCCAATGCGCCGACCAACCGAATTCACGAAGACGACTGCGTTGGGCTGTTGCGCTGCATTGTGCGCTCCGCTCAGGCGGGGCTGGCGGTGCCTGGGCTGATTCATGGTACGGACGAAGACCAGGCCACGCTGGGCCAGGTGTGCGCCTACATTGCGCGCAAGCTTGAGCTGCCGTTGCCGGCGTTTGATGGCGTCCCCAGTCGCCGCGGCGGGCGGCGCTGGGTCAACTCATTGGGTATTGATGCGCTGGGGTACCAGCTGCTGTACCCCGATCACCAAAGCGGCTATCAACAGGTGTTGTCGACGCTGCCGCGCTGA